In one Nicotiana tomentosiformis chromosome 6, ASM39032v3, whole genome shotgun sequence genomic region, the following are encoded:
- the LOC104101598 gene encoding uncharacterized protein translates to MRVRASTDYIHTVIDGVKSFIVCLQNNRCSCGQFQLDELPCPHALAALRHMNESYENYCSPYYMRESLLQTYEIPVDPLPDESKWNVPQHIVEEVVMPPIGRRQPGRPKK, encoded by the exons ATGAGA GTGAGGGCTTCAACAGATTACATCCATACTGTGATAGATGGTGTGAAGAGCTTCATTGTTTGCCTTCAAAACAATAGATGTAGCTGTGGACAATTCCAGCTTGATGAACTTCCTTGTCCACATGCTTTGGCGGCTTTGAGGCACATGAACGAGTCTTATGAAAACTATTGTTCTCCTTATTACATGAGGGAGAGCCTTCTGCAGACTTATGAAATACCAGTAGACCCGCTGCCTGATGAAAGCAAATGGAATGTGCCACAACATATAGTTGAAGAAGTTGTAATGCCACCTATTGGGAGAAGGCAGCCAGGGAgacctaaaaaataa